Proteins co-encoded in one Longimicrobium sp. genomic window:
- a CDS encoding SNF2-related protein: MIVLHACWSHPTLRVWGESEHRRVGVRRRAANHPPSKPWPHPFAAEWRELHDALERVGLTDWKDAARQDLTLRIPSYPRTPQASPQAHRFESAEAGEGGVASALWTMPAVYLSGTTSRAMDFLLALPAAAPQGVAIGDTLRGMAEVAKLALELVARGRVLPVLERPSGRGWTVGWRPVLSDPADEERFAVLARALPGACWAAEPAREDDGVAGLLATLVDRCVRQALVGSRVVPPRKARRSAAEWWLIALTDRFGAFSADAHTVEPLANALAAWSRSIVPPGRGGVRTCFFLTPPAGAEEGSTLDDPWLLDFLLQSVDDPSLMVTAEEVWRSPGPIRVLRSVADPQERLIADLGRAMRLFPPLEPALRTPHPTQAELTAEEAFRFLREGAPLLSQAGFAVRVPPWWNRPAARLGVKLRARPAVPRENGPGRFGLDAIVAYDWEVSLGGASISAEEFRALAGRKVPLVRFRGEWVELKPSEVEAALRIFDRHATGEMTAAQLLRLAAGAEEVAEGLPLSGVEAEGWVGDLLAGAGDAQARPVPTPAGFNGKLRPYQRRGVGWLAFLDGLGVGACLADDMGLGKAQPLDAKVLTPDGWKAMGDIRVGDQVIGSSGEPCSVTGVYPQGEREVFRVSFSDGSSTECCDEHLWRVFSPVQKMRGTPPKVLPLKEIRERLRDAAGNARWFIPMVAPVQFREGALPLDPYLLGALLGDGGLAHGVIFSTGEAEMVERVAARIPEGTRLVYAKAVDYRISGPARGARNVARDALQELGLFGCRSETKHIPDVYKFASVQSRVALLQGLLDTDGHVRPNDNNIEYLSVSRQLAEDVVFLVQSLGGRAQIRVKPTARQTAYRMSICLPNTIAPFALRRKAETYRGREKYPPSRAIVDVQPVGIKPVQCIAVDAPDKLYVTDDFIVTHNTVQLLALLMAERAEKGRGKMRPPPTLLVCPMSLVGNWQRESARFAPGLEVHVHHGAERLSGAALQEAVRGSDLVLTTYALAARDRDELASVEWGRVVLDEAQNVKNAAARQSQAVRAFRTPRRIALTGTPVENRLAELWSILDFLNPGLLGPVSAFRRRFATPIERFHDAERAAELQRLTRPFILRRLKTDRRIIRDLPEKHEMRVFCNLTREQASLYQATVDEMLARIEASEGIERRGLVLATLTRLKQVCNHPAHLLRDGSALEGRSGKVARLEEILEEVLELGDRALVFTQFAEMGHLLRGHLEARFGSEVPFLHGATSKTARDSLVARFQEGDGPSILLLSLKAGGTGLNLTAANHVIHFDRWWNPAVEDQATDRAFRIGQRRDVQVRKLVCAGTLEERIDAMIEEKKQLAESVLGAGEAWLTELSTAQLRQVVALAADAVSE, translated from the coding sequence TTGATCGTCCTGCACGCATGCTGGAGCCATCCCACGCTGCGGGTTTGGGGTGAGTCGGAGCATCGAAGGGTGGGGGTGCGGCGGCGCGCCGCCAACCACCCGCCCTCCAAGCCGTGGCCGCACCCGTTCGCCGCGGAGTGGCGCGAGCTCCACGACGCCCTGGAGCGCGTGGGGCTCACCGATTGGAAGGACGCGGCGCGCCAGGACCTCACCCTGCGCATCCCGTCGTATCCGCGCACGCCACAGGCTTCCCCCCAGGCGCACCGCTTCGAATCGGCGGAGGCGGGCGAGGGGGGCGTGGCGAGCGCGCTGTGGACGATGCCCGCCGTGTACCTCTCCGGGACGACCTCCCGGGCGATGGACTTCCTCCTCGCGCTCCCCGCCGCGGCGCCGCAGGGGGTGGCGATCGGCGATACGCTGCGCGGGATGGCGGAGGTGGCGAAGCTGGCGCTGGAGCTGGTGGCCAGGGGGCGCGTCCTTCCCGTGCTGGAGCGGCCATCCGGTCGCGGGTGGACGGTGGGATGGCGCCCCGTGCTCTCCGATCCGGCCGACGAGGAGCGCTTCGCCGTGCTCGCCCGCGCGCTTCCCGGCGCGTGCTGGGCCGCGGAGCCCGCGCGCGAGGACGACGGCGTCGCCGGGCTGCTGGCGACGCTGGTGGACCGCTGCGTCCGGCAGGCGCTGGTGGGGAGCCGCGTGGTGCCGCCCCGCAAGGCGCGCCGCTCCGCCGCCGAGTGGTGGCTGATCGCGCTCACCGACCGCTTCGGTGCCTTTAGCGCCGACGCGCACACGGTGGAGCCGCTGGCGAACGCCCTCGCGGCGTGGTCGAGGAGCATCGTGCCGCCGGGGCGCGGCGGCGTGCGCACCTGCTTCTTCCTGACCCCGCCTGCCGGGGCTGAGGAGGGCTCCACCCTGGACGATCCGTGGCTCCTGGACTTCCTCCTCCAGTCCGTGGACGATCCATCGCTGATGGTGACCGCCGAGGAGGTGTGGCGCTCGCCGGGGCCTATCCGCGTGCTGCGCTCGGTGGCGGACCCGCAGGAGCGGCTGATCGCGGACCTGGGCCGGGCGATGCGCCTCTTTCCGCCGCTGGAGCCGGCGCTGCGCACTCCGCATCCCACGCAGGCGGAGCTGACGGCGGAGGAGGCGTTCCGCTTCCTGCGCGAGGGGGCGCCGCTCCTGTCTCAGGCCGGTTTCGCCGTCCGCGTGCCGCCCTGGTGGAACCGGCCCGCGGCGCGTCTCGGCGTCAAGCTCCGCGCCCGCCCCGCCGTCCCGCGCGAGAACGGGCCCGGGCGTTTCGGGCTGGATGCCATCGTCGCCTACGACTGGGAGGTGTCGCTGGGCGGCGCCTCGATCTCGGCCGAGGAGTTCAGGGCGCTGGCCGGGCGCAAGGTGCCGCTGGTGCGCTTCCGCGGCGAATGGGTGGAGCTGAAGCCGTCGGAGGTGGAGGCGGCGCTGCGCATCTTCGACCGCCACGCCACCGGCGAGATGACCGCCGCCCAGCTCCTGCGCCTCGCTGCCGGCGCGGAGGAGGTGGCGGAGGGGCTTCCCCTCTCCGGCGTGGAGGCGGAGGGCTGGGTCGGCGACCTGCTGGCCGGTGCGGGCGATGCGCAGGCCAGACCCGTCCCGACGCCCGCTGGCTTCAACGGCAAGCTGCGGCCTTACCAGCGCCGCGGCGTGGGGTGGCTCGCCTTCCTCGACGGGCTGGGTGTCGGCGCCTGTCTGGCGGACGACATGGGGCTCGGGAAAGCGCAGCCCCTGGATGCAAAGGTCCTTACGCCCGACGGGTGGAAGGCGATGGGCGACATCCGCGTTGGGGACCAGGTGATCGGAAGCTCGGGTGAGCCGTGCAGCGTGACCGGCGTGTACCCGCAGGGCGAGCGCGAGGTGTTCCGCGTCTCCTTCAGCGATGGCAGCTCTACGGAGTGTTGCGACGAACATCTCTGGCGCGTGTTCTCGCCCGTGCAGAAGATGCGGGGCACACCGCCGAAGGTGCTGCCGCTGAAGGAGATCCGCGAACGGCTGCGGGATGCGGCCGGGAATGCACGCTGGTTCATTCCGATGGTGGCGCCGGTCCAGTTTCGCGAGGGTGCGCTGCCGCTGGACCCGTACCTTCTCGGCGCGCTGCTGGGCGACGGCGGGCTCGCGCACGGGGTGATCTTCTCGACCGGGGAAGCCGAGATGGTGGAGCGAGTCGCCGCACGAATTCCCGAGGGCACCCGGCTCGTCTACGCGAAAGCGGTGGATTATCGCATCTCCGGTCCTGCCCGCGGCGCGCGTAACGTTGCGCGAGATGCTCTGCAGGAGCTGGGGCTGTTCGGCTGCAGATCGGAGACGAAGCACATCCCCGACGTCTACAAATTCGCCTCGGTCCAATCGCGCGTCGCGCTGCTCCAGGGCCTGCTGGACACCGACGGGCACGTGCGGCCCAACGACAACAACATCGAGTATCTGTCGGTCTCGCGGCAGTTGGCGGAGGACGTGGTCTTCCTGGTGCAGTCGCTCGGCGGGCGGGCGCAAATCCGCGTGAAGCCAACCGCGCGGCAGACGGCGTACAGGATGAGCATCTGCCTTCCGAACACGATCGCGCCCTTTGCGTTGCGCCGCAAAGCGGAGACGTATCGCGGACGGGAGAAGTACCCGCCCAGCCGCGCGATCGTGGACGTCCAGCCGGTGGGGATCAAGCCGGTTCAGTGCATCGCCGTGGACGCGCCGGACAAGCTCTACGTGACGGATGACTTCATCGTCACCCACAACACCGTCCAGCTCCTCGCGCTCCTCATGGCAGAGCGCGCGGAGAAGGGGCGCGGAAAGATGCGCCCGCCGCCGACGCTCCTCGTGTGCCCGATGTCGCTGGTGGGGAACTGGCAGAGGGAGTCGGCGAGGTTCGCGCCGGGGCTCGAGGTGCACGTGCACCACGGGGCGGAGCGGCTGAGCGGGGCGGCGCTGCAGGAGGCCGTGCGCGGGAGCGACCTCGTGCTCACCACGTACGCACTCGCCGCGCGCGACCGCGACGAGCTGGCATCTGTGGAGTGGGGGCGCGTGGTGCTGGACGAGGCGCAGAACGTCAAGAACGCGGCGGCGCGCCAGTCGCAGGCGGTGCGCGCCTTTCGCACGCCTCGCCGCATCGCGCTCACGGGCACACCGGTGGAGAACCGGCTGGCGGAGCTGTGGTCGATCCTGGACTTCCTCAACCCCGGGCTCCTGGGCCCCGTGTCCGCGTTCCGCCGCCGCTTCGCCACGCCCATCGAGCGCTTCCACGACGCAGAGCGCGCCGCCGAGCTTCAGCGGCTGACGCGTCCCTTCATCCTTCGCCGCCTGAAGACGGACCGCCGCATCATCCGCGACCTGCCTGAGAAGCACGAGATGCGCGTCTTCTGCAACCTGACGCGCGAGCAGGCGTCGCTCTACCAGGCGACGGTGGACGAGATGCTGGCCCGCATCGAGGCGAGCGAAGGCATCGAGCGGCGCGGGCTGGTGCTGGCGACTCTCACGCGGCTGAAGCAGGTGTGCAACCACCCCGCGCACCTCCTCCGCGACGGATCGGCGCTGGAGGGGAGGTCTGGGAAGGTGGCGCGGCTGGAGGAGATCCTGGAGGAGGTGCTGGAGCTCGGCGACCGCGCGCTCGTCTTTACCCAGTTCGCGGAGATGGGGCATCTGCTGCGCGGGCACCTGGAGGCGCGCTTCGGGAGCGAGGTCCCCTTCCTGCACGGCGCCACTTCCAAGACGGCGCGCGACTCGCTGGTGGCGCG
- a CDS encoding YciI family protein: MRVMVLVKANADSEAGVMPTEEMLAEMGQYNEELVNAGVMVAGEGLHPTSRAKRVRFNGKERTVIDGPFTETKELVAGFWVWQVKDMDEAVEWLKRAPFRDEELEIRPIFEAEDFGEALTPELREREERLRQRATAQQG; encoded by the coding sequence ATGCGAGTCATGGTTCTGGTGAAGGCCAACGCCGATTCCGAGGCCGGTGTGATGCCCACCGAAGAGATGCTGGCCGAGATGGGGCAGTACAACGAGGAGCTGGTGAACGCGGGCGTGATGGTGGCGGGCGAGGGGCTCCACCCCACTTCGCGGGCGAAGCGCGTGCGCTTCAACGGCAAGGAGCGAACGGTGATCGACGGGCCGTTCACCGAGACCAAGGAGCTGGTGGCCGGGTTCTGGGTGTGGCAGGTGAAGGACATGGACGAGGCGGTCGAGTGGCTGAAGCGCGCGCCGTTCCGGGATGAGGAGCTGGAGATCCGACCGATCTTCGAGGCGGAGGACTTCGGCGAGGCGCTCACGCCGGAGCTTCGCGAGCGCGAGGAGCGGCTGCGGCAGAGGGCCACGGCGCAGCAGGGGTAG